The sequence below is a genomic window from Dehalococcoidales bacterium.
TAATCGTGGCTGAAAACATATGCAATGACAACGGAAACATAATTGCAGACTATTATGGTGGATGTCATGGCATATATATATCAGGGAATTATACCACTACTGAAGACGCGACAAATATAATAGTATCAAACAATATTTGTAACAACAACACCGGAGCCGGGATCAATATAAATTGTGGTAGAGAGGTAGTAGTCGATGCCAACATTTGTGACGGGAACAGATGGAAAGGCATTGCACTCGCCGGAGGATGCAACAACACCATTCTAGATGGCAACAAAGTATCAAATATATTGACACGCAACGAATCGTATAGTGGAACCGGAAACGGCATATACGCCTCATACGAGACCAGTAATTGTGTCTTCACGAACAACCACGTAAGAAATGTCAATCAATCCGGGATGCGACTCAGTGGATCGGGTCATGTGGTGGAAGGAAACAAGATCTCAACGGTAGGAGATAGCGGGATCAAATTGGACGACCCAAAAAATTTTACCGTTGTTGGAAATTCAGTCGAAGACACCGCACGTTATGGCATATATGTGTTGAGGGCAGACGGTGTGTTGCTATCCAGCAACACGATTCTACGTGGATCATGGGAATATTCGGTAGGGATCTTTTTCTCGACGACGCTGAATAACGCTGTAGTCGTAGGGAATCGTGTAGCAGATTATACTTGGGGCGTTTCGAGCTCATCCATGAGTGGAGTATCCGGGATTTGCATGGCTAATATGGTCGCACATAACACAGATCCGATATCCAGCGCAATCCTGGGATCTGGTATGAAAGTGTCGCATAACTCTGGCACGATCACAGAGGCGACCGGAAGCTCGACAGGGACCGGAGCGGAGCAAACTATTGCGCACGGTCTCCGCG
It includes:
- a CDS encoding right-handed parallel beta-helix repeat-containing protein → MKLKIMIMALLLLAGIGSAVNTLPATTFVGDIDFASGYYARNAIVGLHNARDYGAVGDGVTDDTVALQAWLDCSAGNGIAFLPPGKYYKSGMLVPKNNTYVLGCGDASMIVDDATGFYIAGAYHDISINDIYLYGDGTLGRSGIEAGNGATRLSVKGCRIENYGFMGIYAGEIHSSHICNNHVCSNGKSVAYVGQGIHVAQSRGIGADEVIVAENICNDNGNIIADYYGGCHGIYISGNYTTTEDATNIIVSNNICNNNTGAGININCGREVVVDANICDGNRWKGIALAGGCNNTILDGNKVSNILTRNESYSGTGNGIYASYETSNCVFTNNHVRNVNQSGMRLSGSGHVVEGNKISTVGDSGIKLDDPKNFTVVGNSVEDTARYGIYVLRADGVLLSSNTILRGSWEYSVGIFFSTTLNNAVVVGNRVADYTWGVSSSSMSGVSGICMANMVAHNTDPISSAILGSGMKVSHNSGTITEATGSSTGTGAEQTIAHGLRAEPHSVSVTPNVPGATATWWADATNIYPTVTNGKTFNWAASTW